The genome window gatgacatgtttttccggtggcggctactgtagcttctctatgcgtttcaaaagtaaGGGGttagcagtggactgagccgttggttgcaattcacaacctcaccactagatgctgctaaaatttacacactgcacctttaaatataaagGAAAGTTATCTAATTCCTATGTTTCTTTCTTGCAGGTCTTGTTTTGTTATGTGCATTAAACATTTTCCAAATGCTGTGCGTGACTGTAGGAAGCACAGGGGGATGTGAGTGTCCAGCGGCTACCATATTGACTCGCTTTCCATCATTTATACCCAACAACAATTGTTGCTTGAACTACTCTGGGTCCACATTCAACAAGGTGCACTGGGCTACTTTCATGTTAAAGAATCACCTGGAGCGTTTGGACCTGACTAATTGTAATATCAGTCATATCGATCACAGTGAAGTGGGAAATGCCTCCATTTCATTGCGATATCTGTATCTTGGTCAAAACAGACTTACATCTATTCCAGCTCACTTCCTCGCTCAAGCCCATAGTTTGGAGGTGCTTGACTTGGGAATGAATGATCTGACGGACCTGCCAGATCGATTTCTGCAGAACTCTGAACAGTTGCGGGTGCTGATCCTTGGATGGAACCAGCTGAGTTTTCTACCAAGTTCGATCTTCAAGCCGTCGCTACAACAACTGGAGCTCTCTGGGAACCCCTGGGATTGCACATGCTCACTGTGGGAGATGCTCCATGACAACTCCACTAGCATACACGGCCTTGTGGGTAATCTGACCTGTGAATCTCCAAAAAGTCTAGCAGGACGAACAGTGTGGTCTTTGCAGAGCAGTGATGTGTGCCGCTTGGCCAACCTGACCCCTCTCTTCATCCTGCTtcctctcctcctcctcctcagtTTGGTCCTGTGCTGGTGCTGTGGCAGGAAGAAGAAGAGAAAAGAGACCCTGTCATTCAGCCCAGCTCGAAAAAGGTCCAACCACTCACAGTGCAATGGACGGTGGCCACACACCAAACTGCCCACTGGGGAGTCAGCTTTGTCGGTAGACAACAGAAAGGAGAGCATACTGAAGAACCAACTGGTGCTTCAGCCCTCATCCAACTTGCTGGGCAGCACTCGGGACATCTATGAAGAGGTGGAGATCAAACTGGGCTCGGTAGACTCGCTGGCGCCTCCGCTGACCACCTGCTCCATAGTAGAAAATGCAGGCAAGCAGGACCTGGACACAGAAAGTGTAACCGAGGTTTTGAAGGACTCGGCGGATCGGGAGAAAGCTTACATGACCCAGTCTACTGAATACTACAGCTTGGTTCCTGGGATTGAGATTGAAGACTCAGATCATGGAGAATATGAGAATGTTGATCTCTCGTGACATCAGATGAACATTTGAGAAGATGCCTTTATTGTGTGACTGGTTGAGATCCTATCAGGTATATTGGAGTTTTGTGCCATGCTGTCGAAAGGGGTCATCGGTCATGGCGTGTTGGAGAGTACAATGAACAACTGAACCAAAAGGAAGTTGCTGAACCAGTGCAAAACCATAACATTTCCATACAACATGAATGAATTACTGTACAGCTATGATCATGTGTCAGACACAATAAGTCTGTTGCCAACTTAAGCTATTATATAGCTATTGCCTTTATACATTGTATCTGCATTTGTTTATCTTTGTTCATTCTGTTTTTGTCATGTTATGTTaatttgaatgttttattgTTATAATATATTACGTTGTATTTCCGATATATTTACATTGTCTGTATTTAGTGTTATATATTATGATAATTTATATCACATTTATGAAGATGAACATAAATCAGCTTTATTTGCATTCGAGGAAAAAATCTAGAGCAAGAGATTATTAAACAGAACTATAGCCTGACCTGTGGTCCTTATCATGAGTAGATAAATCACCAAATGTTAACCGAGAGCTACCATTCACTTTTGATTGATATAATTTCTCGTCCATATAGCAAATGATGAAGGGTTACTGTTTATGTAGCACTATATCATTTGATTGTAGGATCTTTGACTGCTGGACATAACACTTAACCTTGTTAATCATTTATGTACACTTAGTTTGTTAAAAATACTCAAAAATGTCTCTTTCAAATTGAAAGTGCTTTTCTGATGGCTGCCTAAagtttttaagttgaatcaaaTTGGATATGCAAGTTATTTACTTGCTCTTTTAAAATTTGTCCACATGTTAACTTGTCCACACTTTAAGTTGTCACTAATAAAAACAAGCTGAATTTGCAATCTAATAAAATATGCAACTATATTTTATCTGTACAAACACATATCATAAGCTTTACTGTCTAATTGTGGGTGTATGCATATCCTAAGAAAATGAAAGTTGcatctacttaaaaaaattactttagttgattacacttaaaatatttaagttttatAAGTTTTATAAGAAATTTAAGTTGATacaattttttacaaattagccttttttagtttaaaaatgtttatttaaaggaacagtatgtaagaaatgtatatcaattaatcataaaatggccctgatatatcactagacattaaaaaatcattttcatttcaaatatttatatcactgacaacagtggtctggccaggatattgtcatttaaaaagtggagttgcagccctcaactgatgtttatgttgtcatgttgggtattggccaccagttgtgtgattgcagtaccagttttagccacaagtttgtgattgcaataccagttttggccacaatcctacatactgttcctttaagtttaaaatattttttaggcGTTACTATc of Misgurnus anguillicaudatus chromosome 2, ASM2758022v2, whole genome shotgun sequence contains these proteins:
- the LOC129442216 gene encoding uncharacterized protein; translation: MMPHKGLVLLCALNIFQMLCVTVGSTGGCECPAATILTRFPSFIPNNNCCLNYSGSTFNKVHWATFMLKNHLERLDLTNCNISHIDHSEVGNASISLRYLYLGQNRLTSIPAHFLAQAHSLEVLDLGMNDLTDLPDRFLQNSEQLRVLILGWNQLSFLPSSIFKPSLQQLELSGNPWDCTCSLWEMLHDNSTSIHGLVGNLTCESPKSLAGRTVWSLQSSDVCRLANLTPLFILLPLLLLLSLVLCWCCGRKKKRKETLSFSPARKRSNHSQCNGRWPHTKLPTGESALSVDNRKESILKNQLVLQPSSNLLGSTRDIYEEVEIKLGSVDSLAPPLTTCSIVENAGKQDLDTESVTEVLKDSADREKAYMTQSTEYYSLVPGIEIEDSDHGEYENVDLS